A genome region from Natronosalvus rutilus includes the following:
- a CDS encoding M48 family metallopeptidase produces the protein MNDFGLKVRMAIVGSILFGFYLLGGFVFAAAFGAPLYLVLGVGIVVVPAIQYKLGRWMAVRSVGAEDMPESGQYQEIHHMTETLCDRMGLETKPRLMVADMGVPNAFATGRKGAGIVVVSTELIRLLERDELEGVIAHELAHINNRDVITMVLGQSIGMIVSYAVFFVVRGMGENNIGSFVLAYVASIAANFLVMLFVMAISRYREYVADADAREAIGAGDPLARALEKISRGAEGRESRIDDSVSALCILNTDRSLLQQVLSTHPPTEKRIARLRN, from the coding sequence ATGAACGACTTTGGATTGAAAGTCCGGATGGCAATCGTCGGTTCGATCCTGTTCGGCTTCTACCTTCTCGGGGGTTTCGTCTTCGCCGCCGCCTTCGGCGCGCCGCTGTACCTCGTCCTGGGTGTCGGGATCGTCGTCGTCCCGGCGATTCAGTACAAACTCGGGCGATGGATGGCCGTCAGGAGCGTTGGCGCCGAGGACATGCCCGAATCCGGGCAGTACCAGGAGATCCACCACATGACCGAAACGCTCTGCGATCGGATGGGCCTCGAGACCAAACCGCGGCTCATGGTCGCTGATATGGGCGTCCCCAACGCATTCGCCACCGGCCGCAAGGGCGCCGGCATCGTCGTCGTCTCGACCGAACTCATCCGGTTGCTCGAGCGCGACGAACTCGAGGGCGTCATCGCCCACGAACTCGCCCACATCAACAACCGCGACGTGATCACGATGGTGCTCGGCCAGTCGATCGGCATGATCGTTAGCTACGCCGTCTTCTTCGTCGTTCGCGGGATGGGCGAGAACAACATCGGGAGCTTCGTCCTCGCGTACGTCGCCTCCATCGCGGCGAACTTCCTCGTCATGCTGTTCGTCATGGCGATCAGCCGCTACCGCGAGTACGTCGCCGACGCCGACGCCCGCGAGGCCATCGGCGCCGGTGACCCGCTGGCTCGAGCCCTCGAGAAGATTTCCCGGGGCGCCGAGGGGCGCGAGTCGAGAATCGACGACAGCGTTAGCGCGCTGTGCATCCTGAACACCGACCGGAGCCTCCTCCAGCAGGTGCTCTCGACGCACCCACCGACGGAGAAACGCATCGCGCGGCTGCGGAACTGA
- a CDS encoding cupredoxin domain-containing protein, translated as MERDNSVSRRRVLSAAGAGVTLALLAGCTEGGGPGENNTTGGDNETTGGGDENETGAGGTDNETEAGNETGDANETGDANETAAGGSGEWEGVDEIVLDGITEGWEGVEPAPIEGETNPTLILTEGQEYDITWENADGQPHNIVIWDDNDEVVEDYQTEIIEEEGETQTLTLQATSEMTQYVCEVHIGTMIGEIQVESGG; from the coding sequence ATGGAAAGAGACAATTCAGTATCACGACGGCGAGTGCTCTCCGCCGCGGGCGCCGGTGTCACCCTGGCACTGCTCGCGGGCTGCACGGAAGGGGGAGGACCGGGGGAGAACAACACCACCGGCGGTGACAACGAGACAACGGGTGGTGGCGACGAAAACGAGACCGGTGCTGGCGGAACGGATAACGAGACCGAGGCCGGCAACGAAACCGGAGATGCCAACGAAACCGGAGATGCCAACGAAACCGCCGCGGGCGGTTCCGGCGAGTGGGAGGGCGTCGACGAAATCGTCCTCGACGGAATCACCGAGGGGTGGGAGGGCGTCGAACCGGCGCCAATCGAGGGCGAGACTAACCCGACGCTCATCCTGACCGAGGGCCAGGAGTACGACATCACCTGGGAGAACGCCGACGGCCAGCCACACAACATCGTGATCTGGGACGACAACGACGAGGTCGTCGAGGACTACCAGACCGAGATCATCGAGGAGGAGGGCGAAACCCAGACGCTGACGCTCCAGGCCACGTCGGAGATGACCCAGTACGTCTGTGAGGTGCACATCGGGACGATGATCGGCGAGATTCAGGTCGAGTCGGGTGGGTGA
- a CDS encoding aminopeptidase, which yields MTDLRSPAETAVRQCLALEPDESCVVVTDDKRVQIGAALYEVASEITDDAVIVRYPPGETHGGEPPAPVAAAMAEADVVLAPTSKSLSHTRARTEANEAGARVATLPGITEDVFTTGLDADYEAIAAHCTDVREQVDGADEVRVTTPIGTDVTFGIGDRQFLSDTGIVHEPGRMSNLPAGEVFVSPKTADGTFVVDGTMMPHGLLEPGQTLEFEVEDGLVTRISDPEIRETVETAAEEIGDAAYNLAELGIGTNVAVTTLVGSVLLDEKAAGTVHIAIGDDAGIGGDVEAPIHLDGILREPTVYADGEEVALPTGE from the coding sequence ATGACGGATCTTCGATCACCTGCCGAGACCGCCGTTCGACAGTGCCTGGCCCTCGAGCCCGACGAATCGTGTGTCGTCGTTACCGACGACAAGCGGGTCCAGATCGGGGCGGCGCTCTATGAGGTGGCGAGCGAGATCACCGACGATGCAGTGATCGTGCGCTACCCGCCAGGAGAGACCCACGGCGGCGAACCGCCGGCGCCCGTAGCAGCCGCGATGGCCGAGGCGGACGTCGTCCTCGCGCCGACGAGCAAGAGCCTGAGCCACACCCGAGCGCGAACGGAGGCCAACGAGGCCGGTGCTCGCGTCGCGACTCTCCCCGGGATCACCGAGGACGTCTTCACCACTGGCCTGGACGCCGACTACGAGGCGATCGCGGCCCACTGTACGGACGTTCGCGAGCAGGTCGACGGTGCCGACGAGGTTCGCGTGACGACGCCTATCGGCACCGACGTCACGTTCGGTATCGGCGACCGGCAGTTCCTCTCGGACACCGGCATCGTCCACGAACCCGGCCGGATGTCGAACCTCCCCGCCGGCGAGGTGTTCGTCAGCCCCAAGACTGCCGACGGGACTTTCGTCGTCGACGGCACCATGATGCCCCACGGGTTGCTCGAGCCAGGTCAGACGCTCGAGTTCGAGGTCGAAGACGGCCTCGTCACCCGGATCTCGGACCCGGAAATCCGCGAGACGGTCGAGACGGCGGCCGAGGAGATCGGCGACGCGGCGTACAACCTGGCGGAACTGGGCATCGGGACGAACGTCGCGGTGACGACGCTGGTCGGGAGCGTCCTGCTGGACGAGAAGGCGGCCGGGACGGTCCACATTGCGATCGGCGACGATGCGGGGATCGGCGGCGACGTGGAGGCGCCGATTCACCTGGACGGGATTCTCCGCGAGCCGACGGTGTACGCCGACGGCGAGGAGGTGGCGCTGCCGACGGGCGAGTAG
- a CDS encoding class I SAM-dependent methyltransferase codes for MTNEYACFFDSADHRRLEDMSQPPAMPSLELCLLLRAARETGALEALMTTAETPTDLASETDLSERAAETLVDVLEAEGFLEDVVGAYEPTNRSLGFLAKADVRSIGSLPTTLDRLDRGLETDWLLTDDRPTETDTERRNRLGRAAAADEATTRALVTAAIRVAPEARRVLEVGGAPGRRAVEFARRGVDVTLYGDPEAVTDSRAILAGEPVAVLEGAVVDGFDLIVAVDQLSCLGPAANETLVDAAADALEPGGWLVVAERLEGPPATRVAVETLLETTAGRVYPTDRYREWFERAGLERWTVESVPGTAYVVLAGRRSLA; via the coding sequence GTGACGAACGAGTACGCGTGCTTTTTCGACTCCGCGGACCATCGACGACTCGAGGACATGTCACAGCCACCTGCGATGCCATCGCTCGAACTCTGCTTGCTCCTGCGCGCCGCCCGCGAGACCGGCGCGCTCGAGGCGCTGATGACCACCGCGGAGACGCCGACCGACCTGGCGAGCGAAACCGACCTGAGCGAACGCGCGGCCGAGACGCTCGTTGACGTCCTCGAGGCCGAGGGATTCCTCGAGGACGTCGTGGGCGCGTACGAACCCACGAATCGCTCGCTCGGCTTTCTGGCGAAGGCGGACGTCCGGTCCATCGGGTCGCTTCCCACGACCCTGGATCGGCTGGACCGGGGTCTCGAGACCGACTGGCTCCTGACCGACGACCGGCCGACCGAGACGGACACCGAGCGGCGAAACCGCCTCGGCAGGGCAGCGGCCGCGGACGAGGCGACGACTCGCGCGCTCGTCACCGCGGCGATTCGCGTCGCTCCCGAGGCCCGACGCGTCCTGGAAGTCGGCGGTGCGCCAGGACGACGTGCCGTCGAGTTCGCGCGCCGTGGGGTCGACGTCACGTTGTACGGCGACCCGGAGGCCGTTACCGACTCGCGGGCCATCCTCGCCGGCGAACCGGTGGCCGTGCTCGAGGGGGCAGTCGTCGACGGATTCGACCTGATCGTTGCCGTCGATCAGCTGTCGTGCCTCGGTCCAGCGGCGAACGAAACGCTCGTCGACGCTGCGGCGGACGCCCTCGAGCCAGGCGGCTGGCTCGTCGTCGCGGAACGACTCGAGGGGCCGCCAGCGACGCGGGTCGCCGTGGAAACCCTGCTCGAGACGACGGCGGGGCGCGTCTACCCGACCGATAGGTACCGCGAGTGGTTCGAGCGAGCGGGGCTCGAGCGGTGGACCGTCGAGTCGGTTCC
- a CDS encoding protein-L-isoaspartate(D-aspartate) O-methyltransferase produces the protein MTHDAPRNRRDERERLAKTVAARNGIDDRVQSALESVPRHAFVSEDRRINAYADRPLPIGNDQTISAPHMVAVMADELALESGDAVLEIGTGCGYHAAVTAELVGADNVYSVEYDPELADDARGRLADLGYEAVVVRTGDGRDGWPEHAPYDAAYLTCAAPAFPDPVVEQVRPGGRLLAPLEGGLGSQTLTFARKREDGSLEREERGAVRFVRMRG, from the coding sequence ATGACCCACGACGCTCCCCGAAACCGACGCGACGAACGCGAACGACTCGCCAAAACCGTCGCCGCTCGTAACGGGATCGACGACCGCGTCCAGTCGGCGCTCGAGTCCGTCCCCCGGCACGCGTTCGTTTCCGAAGACCGACGGATCAACGCTTACGCCGATCGACCGCTGCCCATCGGCAACGACCAGACGATTAGTGCCCCACACATGGTCGCCGTCATGGCCGACGAACTCGCCCTCGAGTCCGGCGACGCCGTCCTCGAGATCGGCACGGGGTGTGGCTACCACGCCGCGGTCACCGCCGAACTGGTCGGCGCCGACAACGTCTACAGCGTCGAGTACGATCCCGAACTCGCCGACGACGCGCGAGGTCGTCTCGCTGACCTCGGCTACGAGGCCGTCGTCGTCCGGACCGGCGACGGGCGCGACGGGTGGCCCGAGCACGCCCCCTACGACGCGGCTTACCTGACCTGCGCGGCTCCCGCGTTCCCCGACCCGGTCGTCGAGCAGGTCCGCCCGGGCGGGCGACTCCTCGCTCCGCTCGAGGGCGGGTTGGGCTCTCAGACGTTGACGTTCGCTCGAAAGCGCGAGGACGGGTCGCTCGAGCGCGAGGAACGCGGGGCGGTACGGTTTGTTCGGATGCGTGGTTGA
- a CDS encoding AAA family ATPase, producing MNVPEAAQTGEATLAEIQTAVVGESGRLETILTAILARGHVLLEDVPGTGKTLTAQTIATALDLEFTRVQFTPDLLPADITGTHIYNEHDATFEFERGPIFANVVLADEINRAPPKTQAALLEAMGEGQVSVAGDTYDLPEPFFVIATQNPVEQEGTFPLPEAQIDRFMVKTSMGYPDRDGELTLIDRRASRQSRTPTVESVVDREAVLALQDVPETVTVDPAIRAYLIDVCRATRTDDRVQVGVSPRGIQRLFEASRARAVLAGRDYVAPEDVHAVVHPVLDHRLVLTTEADVRGVDRATVIDSALNSVQVPSMGE from the coding sequence ATGAACGTTCCCGAGGCCGCGCAAACCGGCGAGGCCACCCTCGCGGAGATCCAGACCGCCGTCGTCGGCGAGTCCGGGCGACTCGAGACCATACTGACCGCCATCCTCGCCCGGGGCCACGTCCTGCTCGAGGACGTCCCCGGCACGGGGAAGACGCTGACCGCCCAGACGATTGCGACGGCACTCGACCTCGAGTTCACCCGCGTCCAGTTCACGCCTGACCTGCTCCCGGCGGACATCACGGGCACGCACATCTACAACGAACACGACGCGACCTTCGAGTTCGAACGCGGCCCGATCTTCGCGAACGTCGTCCTCGCCGACGAGATCAACCGCGCGCCGCCGAAGACTCAGGCCGCCCTGCTCGAGGCGATGGGCGAGGGACAGGTGTCGGTGGCCGGGGACACGTACGACCTGCCGGAGCCGTTTTTCGTCATCGCGACTCAGAACCCCGTCGAGCAGGAGGGGACGTTCCCGCTCCCGGAGGCCCAGATCGACCGGTTCATGGTCAAGACGTCGATGGGGTACCCCGACCGCGACGGCGAGTTGACGCTGATCGATCGTCGAGCGAGTCGCCAGTCCAGGACGCCCACGGTCGAGAGCGTCGTCGACCGCGAGGCGGTGCTGGCGCTACAGGACGTTCCCGAGACGGTGACCGTCGACCCCGCCATCCGGGCGTACTTGATCGACGTCTGCCGGGCGACCCGTACCGACGACCGCGTCCAGGTCGGCGTCTCGCCGCGGGGCATCCAGCGACTGTTCGAGGCCAGTCGGGCGCGAGCAGTGCTCGCCGGGCGGGACTACGTCGCCCCAGAGGACGTTCACGCGGTCGTTCACCCGGTCCTCGACCATCGACTGGTGCTGACGACCGAGGCGGACGTTCGTGGCGTCGATCGGGCAACGGTGATCGACAGCGCGCTCAACAGCGTCCAGGTGCCGTCGATGGGCGAGTGA
- a CDS encoding NYN domain-containing protein, which translates to MTDVHPGQRVAVLVDAQNLYHTAQSIYSRNIDYSELLEEAVDGRQLTRAIAYVIRADSPEEESFFEALYDIGFEPKIKDIKRFSDGTKKADWDVGMSLDAVTLANHVDTMVLCTGDGDFSRLCSHLRHEGVKVEVMAFEASTADELVEAADDFEDLGERHETYLL; encoded by the coding sequence ATGACAGACGTTCATCCGGGCCAGCGCGTCGCGGTTCTGGTCGACGCGCAGAATCTGTATCACACCGCCCAAAGCATCTACAGTCGAAACATCGACTACTCGGAACTCCTCGAGGAGGCCGTCGACGGCCGTCAACTCACACGTGCGATCGCCTATGTCATCCGGGCCGATTCGCCCGAGGAGGAGAGCTTCTTCGAGGCGCTGTACGACATCGGCTTCGAGCCCAAGATCAAGGACATCAAGCGCTTCTCGGACGGGACGAAGAAGGCCGACTGGGACGTCGGGATGAGCCTCGACGCCGTCACGCTCGCCAACCACGTCGACACGATGGTCCTCTGTACCGGCGACGGCGACTTCTCGAGGCTGTGCTCGCACCTGCGCCACGAGGGCGTCAAGGTCGAGGTGATGGCGTTCGAAGCCTCGACCGCCGATGAACTCGTCGAGGCGGCCGACGACTTCGAGGACCTGGGTGAGCGCCACGAGACGTACCTCCTCTAA
- a CDS encoding P-loop NTPase encodes MIVAVASGKGGVGKSTMALNLGAELGAVVVDADLAAADLPAGSGRGPDLHDVLVGRATPLDAVDSTGSVRILPCGRTLEGARASNLAELPRIVDALDRRYGRVVVDCPARLARDVGVQLASADAAVLVTTPSKVAIHDPYRTCQLALALETPLAAVVVNRSRSRRDEYLLDPVERHFGAPGCGSKRDPRSQRRSRWAARFAQLRPSARRSTRSRRSRE; translated from the coding sequence ATGATCGTCGCCGTCGCCAGTGGAAAAGGCGGCGTCGGTAAGTCGACGATGGCGCTAAATCTCGGCGCCGAACTCGGAGCGGTCGTCGTCGACGCGGACCTCGCCGCCGCCGACCTCCCGGCAGGATCCGGACGCGGCCCGGACCTCCACGACGTCCTCGTCGGCCGGGCGACGCCCCTGGACGCCGTCGATTCGACCGGGTCCGTCCGGATCCTCCCCTGCGGTCGTACCCTCGAGGGTGCTCGGGCGTCGAACCTCGCCGAACTCCCGCGTATCGTGGACGCGCTCGACCGACGCTACGGTCGCGTCGTCGTCGACTGCCCGGCCAGACTGGCCCGTGACGTGGGAGTACAACTCGCCAGCGCGGACGCGGCGGTGCTCGTCACGACGCCGTCTAAGGTCGCCATCCACGACCCGTACCGAACCTGCCAGCTCGCACTGGCGCTCGAGACGCCGCTCGCAGCAGTTGTGGTCAACCGATCGCGTTCCCGTCGCGACGAATACCTACTCGATCCAGTCGAGCGCCACTTCGGGGCACCGGGGTGCGGATCGAAACGCGACCCGCGATCGCAGAGGCGCAGTCGATGGGCCGCCCGCTTCGCACAGTTGCGCCCGAGTGCCCGGCGCTCGACGCGCTCGAGACGCTCTCGCGAGTGA
- a CDS encoding AEC family transporter, with product MEVLFRLLALLAVVLAGAGLRTAGILDATRTTRLNAATYYVAMPALIFVATYDQAIASLLSPALFVGIVAVLATTAALAWTVHRKRDSSARRSVAVVQSYHSNLGYLGIPLVAATFDASVTAIASVILGIATLLQAPLTITILVAFNGAETSARRQFVRLLGNPVLVALVAGMVVGSVGLSVPGPFVAGLDVLATLALPLALVCVGASLEFDLPELDPVATGAVTAMKVAVMPAVAWAIFSALAVDDATFTAAVVMLAMPTAVSTYVFSSELGGDERFASLNVFVTTVASVLTLFVVIALVSGA from the coding sequence ATGGAGGTTCTGTTCCGGTTGCTGGCGTTGCTCGCCGTCGTGCTCGCCGGCGCCGGACTCCGAACGGCCGGGATCCTCGACGCGACGCGGACGACGCGGCTGAACGCCGCTACCTACTACGTCGCCATGCCGGCCCTGATCTTCGTCGCCACCTACGACCAGGCGATCGCGTCGCTGCTCTCGCCGGCCCTCTTCGTCGGCATCGTCGCCGTTCTGGCGACCACGGCGGCGCTGGCGTGGACCGTCCACCGCAAACGCGACTCGAGCGCCCGGCGGAGCGTCGCCGTCGTCCAGTCCTACCACTCGAACCTCGGCTACCTGGGGATTCCGCTCGTCGCGGCGACTTTCGACGCGAGTGTAACCGCGATCGCGAGCGTGATCCTCGGCATCGCGACGCTGCTCCAGGCGCCCCTGACGATCACGATTCTCGTGGCGTTCAACGGGGCCGAAACGAGCGCGAGACGCCAGTTCGTTCGACTCCTCGGGAACCCCGTCCTGGTCGCACTGGTCGCTGGCATGGTCGTCGGCTCGGTCGGCCTCTCGGTGCCGGGGCCGTTCGTCGCTGGCCTCGACGTCCTGGCCACCCTGGCGCTTCCGCTCGCGCTCGTCTGCGTCGGTGCCTCCCTCGAGTTCGATCTGCCCGAACTCGATCCTGTCGCGACGGGCGCCGTGACTGCGATGAAGGTCGCGGTCATGCCTGCCGTTGCCTGGGCGATCTTCTCCGCACTCGCGGTCGACGACGCGACGTTCACCGCCGCGGTCGTCATGCTGGCGATGCCGACGGCCGTCTCGACGTACGTCTTCTCGAGCGAGCTTGGCGGCGACGAACGGTTCGCCTCGCTCAACGTCTTCGTGACGACGGTGGCGTCCGTGCTGACGCTGTTCGTCGTAATCGCGCTCGTCAGCGGCGCGTGA
- a CDS encoding HVO_0476 family zinc finger protein yields the protein MSDTHAQDQDRIPTPCPSCSPDLETVHEVLSPGGGSLTVRCGECGHVHKIQPEPDREETLDVVVSQDGESFTANVTTPEDETVEVGDEFLLETEDVLATVRVTSIELEGDKRVESAPADEAATVWTREVDNVSVNVTIHPQDGRREDSRSLTVYVPGDYEFTVGETDSFGDDEFEIDAFVVRGDAEGYHRDRFEEAGDMAFAKDVKRVYAYDETSTAWSAW from the coding sequence ATGAGCGATACCCACGCCCAGGACCAGGACCGAATCCCGACGCCCTGTCCGTCGTGTTCGCCCGACCTCGAGACGGTCCACGAGGTGCTCTCGCCCGGCGGCGGCAGCCTCACCGTCCGCTGCGGCGAGTGCGGCCACGTCCACAAGATTCAGCCCGAGCCCGACCGCGAGGAGACCCTCGACGTCGTCGTCTCCCAGGACGGCGAGTCCTTCACCGCGAACGTGACCACGCCCGAGGACGAGACCGTCGAGGTGGGCGACGAGTTCCTCCTCGAGACCGAGGACGTGCTCGCGACCGTCCGGGTCACGAGCATTGAACTCGAGGGGGACAAACGCGTCGAGTCGGCCCCGGCCGACGAGGCCGCGACCGTCTGGACCCGCGAGGTCGACAACGTCTCGGTCAACGTCACGATCCATCCCCAGGATGGTCGGCGAGAGGATAGCCGGAGTCTCACCGTCTACGTTCCGGGAGACTACGAGTTCACCGTCGGGGAGACCGACTCCTTCGGCGACGACGAGTTCGAGATCGACGCGTTCGTCGTCCGCGGCGACGCCGAGGGCTATCACCGCGACCGCTTCGAGGAGGCCGGCGACATGGCCTTCGCGAAGGATGTCAAGCGGGTCTACGCCTACGACGAGACGAGCACGGCCTGGTCGGCCTGGTAG